In Athalia rosae chromosome 6, iyAthRosa1.1, whole genome shotgun sequence, one DNA window encodes the following:
- the LOC105691739 gene encoding collagen alpha-1(I) chain-like isoform X17, giving the protein MKTWSLWIALLAIARTSLAEEGYVYDRPKNPLITGQPGGTTGPGGPGAGKPQGPQGGYPGSGQGPQNPQGGPSPGGFPGQGGSPGSPGKPQNQGPSPGYPSGGQGYPSGGQGPSSGYPSGRPGGQGPSSGFPSGGQGPSGNYPSSGQGPSSGYPSGRPGGQGPSGGQGPSGGQGPSGNYPSGGQGPSGGQGPSSGYPSGRPGGQGPSGGQGPSGNYPSGGQGPSSGYPSGRPGGQGPSGGQGPSSGYPSGRPGGQGPSGGQGPSGGQGPSGNYPSGGQGPSTGYPGGQGPSGGQGPSSGYPSGRPGGQGPSGGQGPSGNYPSGGQGPSTGYPGGQGPSGGKGPQGPGGYPSGGQGPSGGFPSGGQGPSGGFPSGGQGPSGGKGPQGPGGYPSGGQGPSGGFPSGGQGPSGGFPSGGQGPSGGFPSGGQGPSGNSNQGGFPGSPGNFPAGQPVQYDDGNYDDGDYSAIPGEPGRDYPIYSEIPETGFRCDSQQWPGYYADVEAQCQVFHICSNNQTYDFLCPNGTIFHQEYFVCVWWNQFDCASASSLFYLNENLYDYSIIGSPAPQGPPGGYQQGGNQQGQTGSSYPSNQGPQGGNGPSGPGGYPGSGNQNNNGPLGPSGPSGPQGQGYPQGPQGGSSPGGYPGGNFPGNNRPQGPSGPSGPSGQGYPQGPQGGSGPGGYPGSGSPGGNKPQGPSGPSGYPQGPQGGSGPGGYPGSGAPGGNKPQGPSGPSGQGYPQGPQGGSGPGGYPGSGSPGGNKPQGPSGPSGYPQGPQGGSGPGGYPGSGAPGGNKPQGPSGPSGQGYPQGPQGGSGPGGYPGSGSPGGNKPQGPSGPSGYPQGPQGGNGPSSGYPGSGFPQYPQGGSGPGGFPGNNRPQGPSGPSTPPQQGQEGYPSGRPSGPGFPTGPSTPGGFPGGKVPQSDNPFPSDGPSKPDREYLPPRAG; this is encoded by the exons ATGAAGACGTGGTCGCTGTGGATAG CCTTACTGGCTATCGCCCGCACATCTTTG GCAGAAGAAGGTTACGTTTACGACCGACCGAAGAATCCTTTGATAACTGGACAGCCCGGAGGCACTACGGGACCAGGAGGTCCTGGCGCAGGAAAGCCGCAAGGTCCTCAGGGTGGATATCCCGGATCTGGACAAGGACCTCAGAATCCTCAGGGGGGACCGTCTCCGGGTGGATTCCCTGGGCAAGGAGGATCTCCGGGTTCTCCGGGAAAACCACAGAATCAAGGACCGAGTCCCGGATATCCCTCTGGTGGACAAGGATATCCGAGTGGTGGACAAGGACCGTCTTCTGGATATCCGAGCGGTCGTCCTGGCGGACAGGGACCATCGTCTGGATTTCCGAGTGGCGGACAAGGACCTAGTGGAAATTATCCCAGTAGTGGACAAGGACCATCTTCTGGATATCCGAGTGGTCGTCCTGGCGGACAAGGACCAAGTGGTGGACAAGGTCCCAGTGGTGGACAAGGTCCCAGTGGAAATTATCCAAGTGGAGGACAGGGACCGAGTGGCGGACAAGGACCATCTTCAGGATATCCGAGTGGTCGTCCTGGCGGACAAGGACCAAGTGGTGGACAAGGTCCCAGTGGAAATTATCCAAGTGGAGGACAGGGACCATCTTCTGGATATCCGAGCGGCCGTCCTGGCGGACAAGGACCCAGTGGTGGACAAGGACCATCTTCTGGATACCCGAGCGGTCGTCCTGGCGGACAAGGTCCCAGTGGTGGACAAGGTCCCAGTGGTGGACAAGGTCCCAGTGGAAATTATCCAAGTGGAGGACAGGGACCATCGACTGGATATCCTGGAGGACAAGGACCGAGTGGCGGACAAG GACCATCTTCTGGATATCCGAGCGGTCGTCCTGGCGGACAAGGACCAAGTGGTGGACAAGGTCCCAGTGGAAATTATCCAAGTGGAGGACAGGGACCATCGACTGGATATCCTGGAGGACAAGGACCGAGTGGTGGAAAGGGTCCTCAAGGACCAGGAGGCTATCCTAGCGGCGGACAAGGGCCAAGTGGAGGTTTCCCCAGTGGTGGACAAGGACCCAGCGGTGGATTCCCTAGTGGTGGACAAGGACCGAGTGGTGGAAAGGGTCCTCAAGGACCAGGAGGCTATCCTAGCGGCGGACAAGGGCCAAGTGGAGGTTTCCCCAGTGGTGGACAAGGACCCAGCGGCGGATTCCCCAGTGGTGGACAAGGACCCAGCGGCGGATTCCCTAGTGGTGGACAAGGACCGAGTGGAAATTCAAATCAGGGCGGTTTTCCAGGATCTCCGGGAAATTTCCCCGCTGGTCAACCGGTACAGTATGATGACGGCAATTACGACGACGGCGATTATTCCGCGATACCTGGTGAGCCTGGCCGTGATTATCCTATCTATTCTGAAATCCCTGAGACCGGATTTAGGTGCGACTCTCAACAGTGGCCAGGATACTATGCTGACGTTGAAGCGCAATGTCAAGTTTTCCACATTTGTTCTAATAATCAAACATACGATTTTCTGTGTCCAAACGGGACGATATTCCACCAAGAATACTTCGTCTGTGTCTGGTGGAATCAATTCGACTGTGCTTCCGCGTCTAGTTTGTTCTATCTAAACGAGAATCTCTACGATTACTCGATCATCGGATCTCCCGCGCCACAAGGACCCCCGGGTGGCTATCAACAAGGTGGAAATCAGCAAGGACAAACAGGATCTTCTTATCCATCGAATCAAGGACCTCAAGGTGGCAACGGGCCCAGTGGTCCAGGCGGGTATCCCGGTTCAGGAAACCAGAATAACAACGGACCTCTAGGCCCATCAGGTCCATCGGGTCCTCAAGGACAAGGTTATCCTCAGGGTCCTCAAGGAGGTAGTAGCCCGGGTGGATACCCTGGTGGAAATTTCCCTGGCAACAACAGACCTCAAGGGCCATCAGGACCATCGGGTCCTTCGGGACAAGGATACCCTCAAGGTCCCCAGGGAGGTAGTGGTCCAGGAGGATATCCCGGTTCAGGTTCTCCGGGAGGAAATAAGCCACAAGGTCCATCGGGTCCTTCGGGATATCCCCAAGGTCCGCAGGGAGGTAGTGGTCCAGGAGGATATCCAGGTTCAGGTGCCCCGGGAGGAAACAAGCCACAAGGCCCATCGGGTCCTTCGGGACAAGGATACCCTCAAGGTCCCCAGGGAGGTAGTGGTCCAGGAGGATATCCCGGTTCAGGTTCTCCAGGTGGAAACAAGCCACAAGGCCCATCGGGTCCTTCGGGATACCCCCAAGGTCCGCAGGGAGGTAGTGGTCCAGGAGGATATCCAGGTTCAGGTGCCCCAGGAGGAAACAAGCCACAAGGACCATCGGGTCCTTCGGGACAAGGATACCCTCAAGGTCCCCAGGGAGGTAGCGGTCCAGGAGGATATCCCGGCTCAGGTTCTCCGGGAGGAAACAAGCCACAAGGGCCATCGGGTCCTTCGGGATACCCTCAAGGACCGCAAGGGGGGAACGGACCTTCGAGTGGTTACCCTGGTTCGGGATTCCCACAATATCCCCAGGGAGGAAGCGGTCCAGGAGGTTTCCCTGGAAACAACAGACCCCAGGGACCCTCGGGCCCATCGACTCCACCCCAACAAGGACAAGAAGGCTATCCGAGCGGTAGACCGAGCGGCCCAGGATTCCCAACCGGTCCATCGACTCCCGGAGGTTTTCCAGGAGGAAAAGTTCCGCAATCCGACAACCCATTCCCATCGGACGGACCTTCGAAACCAGACCGTGAATATCTACCACCCCGAGCCGGATAA
- the LOC105691739 gene encoding collagen alpha-1(I) chain-like isoform X23, with product MKTWSLWIALLAIARTSLAEEGYVYDRPKNPLITGQPGGTTGPGGPGAGKPQGPQGGYPGSGQGPQNPQGGPSPGGFPGQGGSPGSPGKPQNQGPSPGYPSGGQGYPSGGQGPSSGYPSGRPGGQGPSSGFPSGGQGPSGNYPSSGQGPSSGYPSGRPGGQGPSGGQGPSGGQGPSGNYPSGGQGPSGGQGPSSGYPSGRPGGQGPSGGQGPSGNYPSGGQGPSSGYPSGRPGGQGPSGGQGPSSGYPSGRPGGQGPSSGYPSGRPGGQGPSGGQGPSSGYPSGRPGGQGPSGGQGPSGNYPSGGQGPSTGYPGGQGPSGGKGPQGPGGYPSGGQGPSGGFPSGGQGPSGGFPSGGQGPSGGKGPQGPGGYPSGGQGPSGGFPSGGQGPSGGFPSGGQGPSGGFPSGGQGPSGNSNQGGFPGSPGNFPAGQPVQYDDGNYDDGDYSAIPGEPGRDYPIYSEIPETGFRCDSQQWPGYYADVEAQCQVFHICSNNQTYDFLCPNGTIFHQEYFVCVWWNQFDCASASSLFYLNENLYDYSIIGSPAPQGPPGGYQQGGNQQGQTGSSYPSNQGPQGGNGPSGPGGYPGSGNQNNNGPLGPSGPSGPQGQGYPQGPQGGSSPGGYPGGNFPGNNRPQGPSGPSGPSGQGYPQGPQGGSGPGGYPGSGSPGGNKPQGPSGPSGYPQGPQGGSGPGGYPGSGAPGGNKPQGPSGPSGQGYPQGPQGGSGPGGYPGSGSPGGNKPQGPSGPSGYPQGPQGGSGPGGYPGSGAPGGNKPQGPSGPSGQGYPQGPQGGSGPGGYPGSGSPGGNKPQGPSGPSGYPQGPQGGNGPSSGYPGSGFPQYPQGGSGPGGFPGNNRPQGPSGPSTPPQQGQEGYPSGRPSGPGFPTGPSTPGGFPGGKVPQSDNPFPSDGPSKPDREYLPPRAG from the exons ATGAAGACGTGGTCGCTGTGGATAG CCTTACTGGCTATCGCCCGCACATCTTTG GCAGAAGAAGGTTACGTTTACGACCGACCGAAGAATCCTTTGATAACTGGACAGCCCGGAGGCACTACGGGACCAGGAGGTCCTGGCGCAGGAAAGCCGCAAGGTCCTCAGGGTGGATATCCCGGATCTGGACAAGGACCTCAGAATCCTCAGGGGGGACCGTCTCCGGGTGGATTCCCTGGGCAAGGAGGATCTCCGGGTTCTCCGGGAAAACCACAGAATCAAGGACCGAGTCCCGGATATCCCTCTGGTGGACAAGGATATCCGAGTGGTGGACAAGGACCGTCTTCTGGATATCCGAGCGGTCGTCCTGGCGGACAGGGACCATCGTCTGGATTTCCGAGTGGCGGACAAGGACCTAGTGGAAATTATCCCAGTAGTGGACAAGGACCATCTTCTGGATATCCGAGTGGTCGTCCTGGCGGACAAGGACCAAGTGGTGGACAAGGTCCCAGTGGTGGACAAGGTCCCAGTGGAAATTATCCAAGTGGAGGACAGGGACCGAGTGGCGGACAAGGACCATCTTCAGGATATCCGAGTGGTCGTCCTGGCGGACAAGGACCAAGTGGTGGACAAGGTCCCAGTGGAAATTATCCAAGTGGAGGACAGGGACCATCTTCTGGATATCCGAGCGGCCGTCCTGGCGGACAAGGACCCAGTGGTGGACAAGGACCATCTTCTGGATACCCGAGCGGTCGTCCTGGCGGACAAG GACCATCTTCTGGATATCCGAGCGGTCGTCCTGGCGGACAAGGACCAAGTGGTGGACAAG GACCATCTTCTGGATATCCGAGCGGTCGTCCTGGCGGACAAGGACCAAGTGGTGGACAAGGTCCCAGTGGAAATTATCCAAGTGGAGGACAGGGACCATCGACTGGATATCCTGGAGGACAAGGACCGAGTGGTGGAAAGGGTCCTCAAGGACCAGGAGGCTATCCTAGCGGCGGACAAGGGCCAAGTGGAGGTTTCCCCAGTGGTGGACAAGGACCCAGCGGTGGATTCCCTAGTGGTGGACAAGGACCGAGTGGTGGAAAGGGTCCTCAAGGACCAGGAGGCTATCCTAGCGGCGGACAAGGGCCAAGTGGAGGTTTCCCCAGTGGTGGACAAGGACCCAGCGGCGGATTCCCCAGTGGTGGACAAGGACCCAGCGGCGGATTCCCTAGTGGTGGACAAGGACCGAGTGGAAATTCAAATCAGGGCGGTTTTCCAGGATCTCCGGGAAATTTCCCCGCTGGTCAACCGGTACAGTATGATGACGGCAATTACGACGACGGCGATTATTCCGCGATACCTGGTGAGCCTGGCCGTGATTATCCTATCTATTCTGAAATCCCTGAGACCGGATTTAGGTGCGACTCTCAACAGTGGCCAGGATACTATGCTGACGTTGAAGCGCAATGTCAAGTTTTCCACATTTGTTCTAATAATCAAACATACGATTTTCTGTGTCCAAACGGGACGATATTCCACCAAGAATACTTCGTCTGTGTCTGGTGGAATCAATTCGACTGTGCTTCCGCGTCTAGTTTGTTCTATCTAAACGAGAATCTCTACGATTACTCGATCATCGGATCTCCCGCGCCACAAGGACCCCCGGGTGGCTATCAACAAGGTGGAAATCAGCAAGGACAAACAGGATCTTCTTATCCATCGAATCAAGGACCTCAAGGTGGCAACGGGCCCAGTGGTCCAGGCGGGTATCCCGGTTCAGGAAACCAGAATAACAACGGACCTCTAGGCCCATCAGGTCCATCGGGTCCTCAAGGACAAGGTTATCCTCAGGGTCCTCAAGGAGGTAGTAGCCCGGGTGGATACCCTGGTGGAAATTTCCCTGGCAACAACAGACCTCAAGGGCCATCAGGACCATCGGGTCCTTCGGGACAAGGATACCCTCAAGGTCCCCAGGGAGGTAGTGGTCCAGGAGGATATCCCGGTTCAGGTTCTCCGGGAGGAAATAAGCCACAAGGTCCATCGGGTCCTTCGGGATATCCCCAAGGTCCGCAGGGAGGTAGTGGTCCAGGAGGATATCCAGGTTCAGGTGCCCCGGGAGGAAACAAGCCACAAGGCCCATCGGGTCCTTCGGGACAAGGATACCCTCAAGGTCCCCAGGGAGGTAGTGGTCCAGGAGGATATCCCGGTTCAGGTTCTCCAGGTGGAAACAAGCCACAAGGCCCATCGGGTCCTTCGGGATACCCCCAAGGTCCGCAGGGAGGTAGTGGTCCAGGAGGATATCCAGGTTCAGGTGCCCCAGGAGGAAACAAGCCACAAGGACCATCGGGTCCTTCGGGACAAGGATACCCTCAAGGTCCCCAGGGAGGTAGCGGTCCAGGAGGATATCCCGGCTCAGGTTCTCCGGGAGGAAACAAGCCACAAGGGCCATCGGGTCCTTCGGGATACCCTCAAGGACCGCAAGGGGGGAACGGACCTTCGAGTGGTTACCCTGGTTCGGGATTCCCACAATATCCCCAGGGAGGAAGCGGTCCAGGAGGTTTCCCTGGAAACAACAGACCCCAGGGACCCTCGGGCCCATCGACTCCACCCCAACAAGGACAAGAAGGCTATCCGAGCGGTAGACCGAGCGGCCCAGGATTCCCAACCGGTCCATCGACTCCCGGAGGTTTTCCAGGAGGAAAAGTTCCGCAATCCGACAACCCATTCCCATCGGACGGACCTTCGAAACCAGACCGTGAATATCTACCACCCCGAGCCGGATAA
- the LOC105691739 gene encoding collagen alpha-1(I) chain-like isoform X37, which translates to MKTWSLWIALLAIARTSLAEEGYVYDRPKNPLITGQPGGTTGPGGPGAGKPQGPQGGYPGSGQGPQNPQGGPSPGGFPGQGGSPGSPGKPQNQGPSPGYPSGGQGYPSGGQGPSSGYPSGRPGGQGPSSGFPSGGQGPSGNYPSSGQGPSSGYPSGRPGGQGPSGGQGPSGGQGPSGNYPSGGQGPSGGQGPSSGYPSGRPGGQGPSGGQGPSSGYPSGRPGGQGPSGGQGPSGNYPSGGQGPSTGYPGGQGPSGGKGPQGPGGYPSGGQGPSGGFPSGGQGPSGGFPSGGQGPSGGKGPQGPGGYPSGGQGPSGGFPSGGQGPSGGFPSGGQGPSGGFPSGGQGPSGNSNQGGFPGSPGNFPAGQPVQYDDGNYDDGDYSAIPGEPGRDYPIYSEIPETGFRCDSQQWPGYYADVEAQCQVFHICSNNQTYDFLCPNGTIFHQEYFVCVWWNQFDCASASSLFYLNENLYDYSIIGSPAPQGPPGGYQQGGNQQGQTGSSYPSNQGPQGGNGPSGPGGYPGSGNQNNNGPLGPSGPSGPQGQGYPQGPQGGSSPGGYPGGNFPGNNRPQGPSGPSGPSGQGYPQGPQGGSGPGGYPGSGSPGGNKPQGPSGPSGYPQGPQGGSGPGGYPGSGAPGGNKPQGPSGPSGQGYPQGPQGGSGPGGYPGSGSPGGNKPQGPSGPSGYPQGPQGGSGPGGYPGSGAPGGNKPQGPSGPSGQGYPQGPQGGSGPGGYPGSGSPGGNKPQGPSGPSGYPQGPQGGNGPSSGYPGSGFPQYPQGGSGPGGFPGNNRPQGPSGPSTPPQQGQEGYPSGRPSGPGFPTGPSTPGGFPGGKVPQSDNPFPSDGPSKPDREYLPPRAG; encoded by the exons ATGAAGACGTGGTCGCTGTGGATAG CCTTACTGGCTATCGCCCGCACATCTTTG GCAGAAGAAGGTTACGTTTACGACCGACCGAAGAATCCTTTGATAACTGGACAGCCCGGAGGCACTACGGGACCAGGAGGTCCTGGCGCAGGAAAGCCGCAAGGTCCTCAGGGTGGATATCCCGGATCTGGACAAGGACCTCAGAATCCTCAGGGGGGACCGTCTCCGGGTGGATTCCCTGGGCAAGGAGGATCTCCGGGTTCTCCGGGAAAACCACAGAATCAAGGACCGAGTCCCGGATATCCCTCTGGTGGACAAGGATATCCGAGTGGTGGACAAGGACCGTCTTCTGGATATCCGAGCGGTCGTCCTGGCGGACAGGGACCATCGTCTGGATTTCCGAGTGGCGGACAAGGACCTAGTGGAAATTATCCCAGTAGTGGACAAGGACCATCTTCTGGATATCCGAGTGGTCGTCCTGGCGGACAAGGACCAAGTGGTGGACAAGGTCCCAGTGGTGGACAAGGTCCCAGTGGAAATTATCCAAGTGGAGGACAGGGACCGAGTGGCGGACAAGGACCATCTTCAGGATATCCGAGTGGTCGTCCTGGCGGACAAGGACCAAGTGGTGGACAAG GACCATCTTCTGGATATCCGAGCGGTCGTCCTGGCGGACAAGGACCAAGTGGTGGACAAGGTCCCAGTGGAAATTATCCAAGTGGAGGACAGGGACCATCGACTGGATATCCTGGAGGACAAGGACCGAGTGGTGGAAAGGGTCCTCAAGGACCAGGAGGCTATCCTAGCGGCGGACAAGGGCCAAGTGGAGGTTTCCCCAGTGGTGGACAAGGACCCAGCGGTGGATTCCCTAGTGGTGGACAAGGACCGAGTGGTGGAAAGGGTCCTCAAGGACCAGGAGGCTATCCTAGCGGCGGACAAGGGCCAAGTGGAGGTTTCCCCAGTGGTGGACAAGGACCCAGCGGCGGATTCCCCAGTGGTGGACAAGGACCCAGCGGCGGATTCCCTAGTGGTGGACAAGGACCGAGTGGAAATTCAAATCAGGGCGGTTTTCCAGGATCTCCGGGAAATTTCCCCGCTGGTCAACCGGTACAGTATGATGACGGCAATTACGACGACGGCGATTATTCCGCGATACCTGGTGAGCCTGGCCGTGATTATCCTATCTATTCTGAAATCCCTGAGACCGGATTTAGGTGCGACTCTCAACAGTGGCCAGGATACTATGCTGACGTTGAAGCGCAATGTCAAGTTTTCCACATTTGTTCTAATAATCAAACATACGATTTTCTGTGTCCAAACGGGACGATATTCCACCAAGAATACTTCGTCTGTGTCTGGTGGAATCAATTCGACTGTGCTTCCGCGTCTAGTTTGTTCTATCTAAACGAGAATCTCTACGATTACTCGATCATCGGATCTCCCGCGCCACAAGGACCCCCGGGTGGCTATCAACAAGGTGGAAATCAGCAAGGACAAACAGGATCTTCTTATCCATCGAATCAAGGACCTCAAGGTGGCAACGGGCCCAGTGGTCCAGGCGGGTATCCCGGTTCAGGAAACCAGAATAACAACGGACCTCTAGGCCCATCAGGTCCATCGGGTCCTCAAGGACAAGGTTATCCTCAGGGTCCTCAAGGAGGTAGTAGCCCGGGTGGATACCCTGGTGGAAATTTCCCTGGCAACAACAGACCTCAAGGGCCATCAGGACCATCGGGTCCTTCGGGACAAGGATACCCTCAAGGTCCCCAGGGAGGTAGTGGTCCAGGAGGATATCCCGGTTCAGGTTCTCCGGGAGGAAATAAGCCACAAGGTCCATCGGGTCCTTCGGGATATCCCCAAGGTCCGCAGGGAGGTAGTGGTCCAGGAGGATATCCAGGTTCAGGTGCCCCGGGAGGAAACAAGCCACAAGGCCCATCGGGTCCTTCGGGACAAGGATACCCTCAAGGTCCCCAGGGAGGTAGTGGTCCAGGAGGATATCCCGGTTCAGGTTCTCCAGGTGGAAACAAGCCACAAGGCCCATCGGGTCCTTCGGGATACCCCCAAGGTCCGCAGGGAGGTAGTGGTCCAGGAGGATATCCAGGTTCAGGTGCCCCAGGAGGAAACAAGCCACAAGGACCATCGGGTCCTTCGGGACAAGGATACCCTCAAGGTCCCCAGGGAGGTAGCGGTCCAGGAGGATATCCCGGCTCAGGTTCTCCGGGAGGAAACAAGCCACAAGGGCCATCGGGTCCTTCGGGATACCCTCAAGGACCGCAAGGGGGGAACGGACCTTCGAGTGGTTACCCTGGTTCGGGATTCCCACAATATCCCCAGGGAGGAAGCGGTCCAGGAGGTTTCCCTGGAAACAACAGACCCCAGGGACCCTCGGGCCCATCGACTCCACCCCAACAAGGACAAGAAGGCTATCCGAGCGGTAGACCGAGCGGCCCAGGATTCCCAACCGGTCCATCGACTCCCGGAGGTTTTCCAGGAGGAAAAGTTCCGCAATCCGACAACCCATTCCCATCGGACGGACCTTCGAAACCAGACCGTGAATATCTACCACCCCGAGCCGGATAA
- the LOC105691739 gene encoding collagen alpha-1(I) chain-like isoform X32, with the protein MKTWSLWIALLAIARTSLAEEGYVYDRPKNPLITGQPGGTTGPGGPGAGKPQGPQGGYPGSGQGPQNPQGGPSPGGFPGQGGSPGSPGKPQNQGPSPGYPSGGQGYPSGGQGPSSGYPSGRPGGQGPSSGFPSGGQGPSGNYPSSGQGPSSGYPSGRPGGQGPSGGQGPSGNYPSGGQGPSSGYPSGRPGGQGPSGGQGPSSGYPSGRPGGQGPSGGQGPSGNYPSGGQGPSGGQGPSSGYPSGRPGGQGPSGGQGPSGNYPSGGQGPSTGYPGGQGPSGGKGPQGPGGYPSGGQGPSGGFPSGGQGPSGGFPSGGQGPSGGKGPQGPGGYPSGGQGPSGGFPSGGQGPSGGFPSGGQGPSGGFPSGGQGPSGNSNQGGFPGSPGNFPAGQPVQYDDGNYDDGDYSAIPGEPGRDYPIYSEIPETGFRCDSQQWPGYYADVEAQCQVFHICSNNQTYDFLCPNGTIFHQEYFVCVWWNQFDCASASSLFYLNENLYDYSIIGSPAPQGPPGGYQQGGNQQGQTGSSYPSNQGPQGGNGPSGPGGYPGSGNQNNNGPLGPSGPSGPQGQGYPQGPQGGSSPGGYPGGNFPGNNRPQGPSGPSGPSGQGYPQGPQGGSGPGGYPGSGSPGGNKPQGPSGPSGYPQGPQGGSGPGGYPGSGAPGGNKPQGPSGPSGQGYPQGPQGGSGPGGYPGSGSPGGNKPQGPSGPSGYPQGPQGGSGPGGYPGSGAPGGNKPQGPSGPSGQGYPQGPQGGSGPGGYPGSGSPGGNKPQGPSGPSGYPQGPQGGNGPSSGYPGSGFPQYPQGGSGPGGFPGNNRPQGPSGPSTPPQQGQEGYPSGRPSGPGFPTGPSTPGGFPGGKVPQSDNPFPSDGPSKPDREYLPPRAG; encoded by the exons ATGAAGACGTGGTCGCTGTGGATAG CCTTACTGGCTATCGCCCGCACATCTTTG GCAGAAGAAGGTTACGTTTACGACCGACCGAAGAATCCTTTGATAACTGGACAGCCCGGAGGCACTACGGGACCAGGAGGTCCTGGCGCAGGAAAGCCGCAAGGTCCTCAGGGTGGATATCCCGGATCTGGACAAGGACCTCAGAATCCTCAGGGGGGACCGTCTCCGGGTGGATTCCCTGGGCAAGGAGGATCTCCGGGTTCTCCGGGAAAACCACAGAATCAAGGACCGAGTCCCGGATATCCCTCTGGTGGACAAGGATATCCGAGTGGTGGACAAGGACCGTCTTCTGGATATCCGAGCGGTCGTCCTGGCGGACAGGGACCATCGTCTGGATTTCCGAGTGGCGGACAAGGACCTAGTGGAAATTATCCCAGTAGTGGACAAGGACCATCTTCTGGATATCCGAGTGGTCGTCCTGGCGGACAAGGACCAAGTGGTGGACAAG GTCCCAGTGGAAATTATCCAAGTGGAGGACAGG GACCATCTTCTGGATATCCGAGCGGTCGTCCTGGCGGACAAGGACCAAGTGGTGGACAAG GACCATCTTCTGGATATCCGAGCGGTCGTCCTGGCGGACAAGGACCAAGTGGTGGACAAGGTCCCAGTGGAAATTATCCAAGTGGAGGACAGGGACCGAGTGGCGGACAAGGACCATCTTCTGGATATCCGAGCGGTCGTCCTGGCGGACAAGGACCAAGTGGTGGACAAGGTCCCAGTGGAAATTATCCAAGTGGAGGACAGGGACCATCGACTGGATATCCTGGAGGACAAGGACCGAGTGGTGGAAAGGGTCCTCAAGGACCAGGAGGCTATCCTAGCGGCGGACAAGGGCCAAGTGGAGGTTTCCCCAGTGGTGGACAAGGACCCAGCGGTGGATTCCCTAGTGGTGGACAAGGACCGAGTGGTGGAAAGGGTCCTCAAGGACCAGGAGGCTATCCTAGCGGCGGACAAGGGCCAAGTGGAGGTTTCCCCAGTGGTGGACAAGGACCCAGCGGCGGATTCCCCAGTGGTGGACAAGGACCCAGCGGCGGATTCCCTAGTGGTGGACAAGGACCGAGTGGAAATTCAAATCAGGGCGGTTTTCCAGGATCTCCGGGAAATTTCCCCGCTGGTCAACCGGTACAGTATGATGACGGCAATTACGACGACGGCGATTATTCCGCGATACCTGGTGAGCCTGGCCGTGATTATCCTATCTATTCTGAAATCCCTGAGACCGGATTTAGGTGCGACTCTCAACAGTGGCCAGGATACTATGCTGACGTTGAAGCGCAATGTCAAGTTTTCCACATTTGTTCTAATAATCAAACATACGATTTTCTGTGTCCAAACGGGACGATATTCCACCAAGAATACTTCGTCTGTGTCTGGTGGAATCAATTCGACTGTGCTTCCGCGTCTAGTTTGTTCTATCTAAACGAGAATCTCTACGATTACTCGATCATCGGATCTCCCGCGCCACAAGGACCCCCGGGTGGCTATCAACAAGGTGGAAATCAGCAAGGACAAACAGGATCTTCTTATCCATCGAATCAAGGACCTCAAGGTGGCAACGGGCCCAGTGGTCCAGGCGGGTATCCCGGTTCAGGAAACCAGAATAACAACGGACCTCTAGGCCCATCAGGTCCATCGGGTCCTCAAGGACAAGGTTATCCTCAGGGTCCTCAAGGAGGTAGTAGCCCGGGTGGATACCCTGGTGGAAATTTCCCTGGCAACAACAGACCTCAAGGGCCATCAGGACCATCGGGTCCTTCGGGACAAGGATACCCTCAAGGTCCCCAGGGAGGTAGTGGTCCAGGAGGATATCCCGGTTCAGGTTCTCCGGGAGGAAATAAGCCACAAGGTCCATCGGGTCCTTCGGGATATCCCCAAGGTCCGCAGGGAGGTAGTGGTCCAGGAGGATATCCAGGTTCAGGTGCCCCGGGAGGAAACAAGCCACAAGGCCCATCGGGTCCTTCGGGACAAGGATACCCTCAAGGTCCCCAGGGAGGTAGTGGTCCAGGAGGATATCCCGGTTCAGGTTCTCCAGGTGGAAACAAGCCACAAGGCCCATCGGGTCCTTCGGGATACCCCCAAGGTCCGCAGGGAGGTAGTGGTCCAGGAGGATATCCAGGTTCAGGTGCCCCAGGAGGAAACAAGCCACAAGGACCATCGGGTCCTTCGGGACAAGGATACCCTCAAGGTCCCCAGGGAGGTAGCGGTCCAGGAGGATATCCCGGCTCAGGTTCTCCGGGAGGAAACAAGCCACAAGGGCCATCGGGTCCTTCGGGATACCCTCAAGGACCGCAAGGGGGGAACGGACCTTCGAGTGGTTACCCTGGTTCGGGATTCCCACAATATCCCCAGGGAGGAAGCGGTCCAGGAGGTTTCCCTGGAAACAACAGACCCCAGGGACCCTCGGGCCCATCGACTCCACCCCAACAAGGACAAGAAGGCTATCCGAGCGGTAGACCGAGCGGCCCAGGATTCCCAACCGGTCCATCGACTCCCGGAGGTTTTCCAGGAGGAAAAGTTCCGCAATCCGACAACCCATTCCCATCGGACGGACCTTCGAAACCAGACCGTGAATATCTACCACCCCGAGCCGGATAA